A region from the Terriglobia bacterium genome encodes:
- a CDS encoding cyclase family protein, with the protein MTAARTIWDISPRITPALAVWPGDTPPSREVLLDMKRGDNLTLSTLNATVHLGAHADAPSHYGRDADSIEARDLALYVGPCQVVRVPVARGTRVGPDRIAWPPKAERILLATGTYPDPDRFNPEFAALDPSLVDRLHATGVRLVGIDTPSVDLSDSKELPTHQRLLACDMAVLEGLVLDEVPDGIYELIALPLPLVGFDASPVRAVLRAISEEKIVPRAGLSAARALRTRPRRTR; encoded by the coding sequence ATGACCGCGGCCCGCACGATCTGGGACATCTCCCCGCGCATCACGCCCGCCCTCGCCGTCTGGCCCGGCGACACGCCCCCCTCCCGCGAGGTGCTCCTCGACATGAAGCGCGGGGACAACCTCACGCTCTCGACGCTTAACGCCACCGTGCACCTCGGTGCCCACGCGGACGCCCCGAGTCACTACGGCCGCGACGCGGACTCGATCGAGGCCCGGGACCTCGCGCTCTACGTGGGCCCCTGCCAGGTGGTCCGCGTTCCCGTCGCCCGAGGGACCCGCGTCGGCCCCGACCGGATCGCCTGGCCTCCGAAGGCCGAGCGCATCCTGCTCGCCACCGGAACCTACCCCGATCCCGATCGGTTCAACCCGGAATTCGCGGCGCTCGACCCCTCGCTCGTGGACCGCCTCCACGCGACCGGCGTGAGGCTCGTCGGGATCGACACCCCCAGCGTCGACCTGTCCGATTCGAAGGAGCTGCCGACGCACCAGCGGCTCCTCGCCTGCGACATGGCGGTTCTCGAGGGTCTCGTCCTCGACGAGGTGCCGGACGGAATCTACGAGCTGATCGCGCTCCCGCTCCCGCTCGTCGGATTCGACGCGAGCCCGGTGCGGGCCGTCCTGCGGGCGATCTCAGAGGAGAAGATCGTCCCGCGCGCCGGCCTCAGCGCTGCCCGCGCGCTCCGGACCCGCCCCCGACGTACGCGATGA
- a CDS encoding RidA family protein gives MTRDPSEIVSDGAPEPVGAYPHARRAGDFLFLSGIGPRKRGSSEIPGVRLDAAGNVATHDIEVQTLAVFENVRQVLEAAGAAWDDIVDVQVFLTDMKRDFTAFNRIYADHFKENRPTRTTVEVGALPTPIAVELKVIAYVGGGSGARGQR, from the coding sequence GTGACGCGCGATCCGAGCGAGATCGTGAGCGATGGCGCGCCCGAGCCGGTGGGAGCCTATCCCCACGCGAGGCGCGCCGGGGACTTCCTGTTCCTCTCCGGCATCGGGCCGCGCAAGCGAGGATCGTCGGAGATCCCCGGCGTGAGGCTCGACGCCGCGGGAAACGTCGCCACCCACGACATCGAAGTCCAGACGCTCGCAGTGTTCGAGAACGTACGGCAGGTCCTCGAGGCCGCCGGAGCGGCGTGGGACGACATCGTGGACGTCCAGGTGTTCCTGACCGACATGAAGCGCGATTTCACGGCGTTCAACCGGATCTACGCGGACCACTTCAAGGAGAACCGGCCGACGCGGACGACCGTCGAGGTCGGAGCGCTGCCGACGCCGATCGCGGTGGAGCTGAAGGTCATCGCGTACGTCGGGGGCGGGTCCGGAGCGCGCGGGCAGCGCTGA